A single window of Anomaloglossus baeobatrachus isolate aAnoBae1 chromosome 5, aAnoBae1.hap1, whole genome shotgun sequence DNA harbors:
- the LOC142312152 gene encoding gastrula zinc finger protein XlCGF53.1-like yields MNRDRDKMVERILHLTLEILFRLTGEDYTVVKTSSERCQDPVSEGRGRPLSPITGSPTHPLIHEDINDQKILELTYKMIELLTGEVPIRYQDITVYFSLEEWEYLEGHKDLYKDVVMEVPQPLTSPVLSSERTTPERCPHPLLPQDCKQENPNVPQDHQGEDLTHINTTETYVRGDEWCKEEITTYDYPVFFGNLLFQYLGGRMNRDRRTSCSPDSCLRSTFRI; encoded by the exons ATGAATAGGGAcagagacaagatggtggagaggatattacacctcaccctagagatcctcttccggcttactggagag gattacacagtagtgaagacctctagtgagcgctgtcaggaccctgtgtctgagggacggggaagacccctgagcccaatcacaggaTCTCcaactcaccccctgatacatgaggacatcaatgaccagaagatcctagaactcacctacaagatgattgagctgttgactggagag gttcctataaggtatcAGGacatcaccgtctatttctccttggaagagtgggagtatttagaaggacacaaagatctgtacaaggacgttgtgatggaggttccccagcccctcacatcaccag ttctatccagtgagaggacaacaccagagagatgtccccatcctcttcttccacaggactgtaaacaagaaaatcccaatgttcctcaggatcaccag ggtgaagatctgacccatattaatactacagagacatatgtgaggggtgatgagtggtgtaaagaggagattactacatatgactacccag TATTTTTTGGTAACCTATTATTCCAGTATTTGGGGGGCAGAATGAATAGAGACCGCCGAACATCATGCTCTCCTGATTCCTGCTTGAGGTCTACTTTTAGAATTTGA